One Thermicanus aegyptius DSM 12793 DNA segment encodes these proteins:
- a CDS encoding electron transfer flavoprotein subunit alpha/FixB family protein — protein MKRNVMILAEEKEGKLRNVSLEILAVARRIAGEGKVTALLFAAKKPDYAEELGRYGADEVWVGINPLLQSYTPEGYAQALVSFFKEGNPDVIILGHTAIGRDVAPKVAARLNMGLISDVTGIVEEGETIQFIRPIYAGKAFQKRIFTSEKWMLTLRPNNFPPRAPEEKDVPVREEEIEVKDLKTIVKEVVRKTKGSIDLTEAKIIVSGGRGVKSAEGFKPLYELASVLGAAVGATRGACDAGYCDYSLQIGQTGKVVTPDLYIACGLSGAIQHLAGMSNSKVIVAINKDPEAPIFQVADYGIVGDLFEVVPLLTQELKTVLGK, from the coding sequence ATGAAACGAAATGTAATGATATTGGCGGAAGAAAAAGAGGGGAAACTCCGGAATGTCTCTTTAGAAATCTTGGCGGTGGCCAGGAGAATCGCCGGGGAGGGGAAAGTAACCGCCCTCCTCTTCGCCGCGAAGAAACCGGACTATGCGGAGGAATTAGGACGTTATGGCGCAGATGAGGTCTGGGTGGGGATTAACCCCCTCCTTCAATCGTATACCCCGGAGGGTTACGCCCAGGCTCTGGTTTCTTTCTTTAAGGAAGGAAACCCCGATGTAATCATCTTGGGACATACGGCCATAGGGAGGGACGTGGCGCCGAAGGTGGCGGCGAGGCTTAACATGGGGCTCATTTCCGATGTAACCGGGATCGTGGAAGAGGGGGAAACGATTCAATTTATTCGTCCCATTTACGCGGGGAAGGCGTTCCAGAAACGGATCTTTACCTCGGAGAAATGGATGCTTACCTTACGGCCCAACAATTTTCCTCCGCGTGCACCGGAGGAAAAAGACGTCCCCGTTCGGGAAGAGGAAATTGAGGTAAAAGATTTGAAAACCATCGTCAAAGAGGTGGTTCGGAAGACGAAGGGAAGCATTGATCTGACGGAAGCCAAGATCATCGTTTCCGGCGGACGCGGGGTAAAGAGTGCGGAAGGGTTTAAACCCCTGTACGAGTTGGCATCGGTCTTAGGGGCGGCGGTGGGCGCTACCCGGGGAGCCTGCGATGCGGGATATTGTGATTACTCCTTGCAGATCGGACAGACCGGAAAAGTGGTTACCCCGGACCTGTACATTGCCTGCGGCCTTTCCGGTGCGATCCAGCACTTGGCGGGGATGTCCAACTCCAAGGTGATTGTTGCGATCAATAAAGATCCGGAAGCCCCCATCTTTCAGGTTGCCGATTATGGAATCGTGGGGGACCTCTTTGAGGTTGTTCCCCTGCTTACCCAAGAACTTAAAACGGTTTTGGGAAAATGA
- the sdhA gene encoding succinate dehydrogenase flavoprotein subunit — MSQKLIIVGGGLAGLMATIKAAEAGIHVQLFSVVKVKRSHSVCAQGGINGAVNTKGEGDSPWIHFDDTIYGGDFLANQPPVKAMCEAAPGIIYLFDRMGVMFNRTPEGLLDFRRFGGTKHHRTAFAGATTGQQLLYALDEQVRRFEVEGLVEKYENWEFLSAVLDEEGVARGIVAQSMYTMEIKAFPADAVILATGGPGLIFGKTTNSVINTGSAASSVYQQGAYYANGEFIQIHPTAIPGEDKLRLMSESARGEGGRVWTYKDGKPWYFLEEKYPAYGNLVPRDIATREIYHVVFDLKLGVNGENMVYLDLSHIDPKVLDVKLGGILEIYEKFVGDDPRKVPMKIFPAVHYSMGGLWVDYNQMTSIPGLFAAGEVDYQYHGANRLGANSLLSSVFGGMVAGPKAVEYMRGLKKSADDLPSSLFEQAVKKEEEKYERLLNMKGTENAYKLHKELGEWMTANVTVVRYNDRLLKTDEKIQELMERYQQINMDDTLKWSNQGVMFTRQLWNMLQLARVITQGAYRRNESRGAHYKPEFPERNDEEWLKTTKAKYTPDGPVFEYEDVDISLIKPRPRRYDVDKEATKK, encoded by the coding sequence ATGAGCCAAAAATTAATTATTGTAGGCGGTGGATTGGCGGGACTCATGGCAACCATTAAGGCGGCCGAGGCCGGCATCCACGTCCAGCTCTTTTCCGTGGTCAAGGTGAAACGATCCCATTCCGTATGCGCCCAGGGCGGTATTAACGGCGCCGTCAATACGAAAGGAGAGGGAGATTCACCTTGGATTCATTTTGACGATACCATTTACGGCGGCGATTTTCTGGCAAACCAACCGCCGGTAAAAGCGATGTGCGAGGCGGCGCCCGGGATCATTTACCTCTTTGACCGGATGGGGGTCATGTTTAACCGGACGCCGGAAGGACTCCTCGATTTCCGACGTTTCGGTGGGACCAAACATCATCGCACCGCCTTTGCGGGGGCAACCACCGGGCAGCAGCTCCTTTATGCTTTGGATGAACAGGTGCGCCGCTTTGAGGTGGAAGGATTGGTGGAGAAGTATGAGAACTGGGAGTTTCTCTCCGCCGTCCTCGATGAGGAGGGGGTCGCCCGGGGGATCGTCGCCCAGAGCATGTATACGATGGAAATTAAAGCTTTCCCCGCCGATGCGGTCATTCTGGCCACCGGGGGCCCGGGGCTCATCTTCGGGAAGACGACCAATTCGGTCATTAATACGGGGAGCGCCGCTTCTTCGGTCTATCAGCAGGGGGCTTACTATGCGAATGGGGAATTTATTCAGATCCATCCGACCGCCATCCCCGGAGAGGATAAACTGCGCCTCATGTCGGAGTCGGCTCGGGGAGAAGGGGGAAGGGTTTGGACCTATAAAGACGGGAAGCCCTGGTACTTCCTGGAAGAAAAATATCCCGCTTACGGGAACCTCGTCCCCCGGGATATTGCCACACGGGAGATTTACCATGTGGTCTTCGACTTGAAATTGGGCGTGAACGGGGAAAATATGGTATATCTGGATCTTTCTCATATCGATCCGAAAGTTTTGGATGTGAAATTGGGCGGAATTCTGGAAATCTATGAGAAGTTCGTCGGCGATGATCCCCGCAAGGTCCCGATGAAGATCTTCCCGGCCGTCCATTATTCCATGGGAGGATTGTGGGTGGATTATAACCAGATGACCTCCATCCCCGGACTGTTTGCGGCGGGAGAAGTGGATTATCAATACCACGGAGCCAACCGCCTGGGAGCCAATTCTCTCCTCTCCTCCGTCTTTGGGGGAATGGTGGCGGGGCCGAAGGCTGTGGAGTATATGAGAGGATTGAAGAAATCGGCGGATGATCTTCCTTCCTCCCTCTTTGAGCAGGCGGTGAAAAAGGAAGAGGAAAAATATGAGCGGCTACTCAACATGAAGGGAACGGAGAATGCGTACAAGCTCCATAAAGAACTGGGCGAATGGATGACGGCCAATGTGACCGTTGTTCGCTATAATGATCGCCTGCTGAAGACGGATGAGAAGATCCAGGAACTGATGGAGCGTTACCAACAGATTAACATGGACGATACGTTAAAGTGGAGCAACCAAGGGGTGATGTTTACCCGGCAATTGTGGAATATGCTCCAGTTGGCCCGGGTGATTACCCAAGGCGCCTATCGCAGAAACGAAAGCCGGGGAGCCCACTACAAACCGGAGTTTCCGGAGCGGAATGATGAAGAATGGCTGAAGACGACGAAAGCGAAATACACTCCGGACGGTCCCGTCTTTGAGTACGAAGATGTAGATATCTCCTTAATTAAGCCTCGCCCACGCCGTTACGATGTTGATAAGGAGGCGACCAAAAAATGA
- a CDS encoding TetR/AcrR family transcriptional regulator produces the protein MSRRAGDKYDTIIRAAIRVFATHGYHNAQVSKIAREANVADGTIYLYFESKADVLISLFQETMGLYVEKLKEKLALIDDPEEQLRLLIHSHFESLAHDKDLAIVTQIELRQSDPEIRRGLAPILKKYLDVIDGIIERGKEKGVFRREVITHVARKMIFGTLDETVTSWVMANTERDLMNLVEPVQDLLIHGLR, from the coding sequence ATGTCCCGCAGAGCAGGGGATAAATATGATACGATTATTCGAGCGGCAATTCGTGTCTTCGCAACGCATGGATATCACAACGCGCAGGTTTCCAAAATTGCGAGAGAAGCGAACGTAGCCGACGGAACCATCTATTTATATTTTGAAAGCAAGGCGGATGTGCTCATCTCCTTGTTCCAGGAGACGATGGGCCTTTATGTGGAGAAATTAAAGGAAAAGCTGGCTCTGATTGATGATCCCGAAGAGCAATTGCGTCTTCTCATTCATTCCCACTTCGAGAGTCTTGCCCATGACAAAGATCTGGCGATTGTGACACAGATCGAACTGAGGCAGTCCGATCCCGAGATTAGGCGGGGATTGGCTCCGATCTTAAAAAAATATCTGGATGTGATCGACGGGATCATCGAACGGGGGAAAGAAAAAGGGGTTTTCCGCCGAGAGGTGATCACCCATGTGGCGAGGAAGATGATCTTCGGCACCCTGGATGAAACCGTTACCTCATGGGTGATGGCAAATACCGAGAGGGATCTCATGAATTTGGTGGAACCGGTGCAGGATCTTTTGATCCACGGGTTACGATGA
- the trxA gene encoding thioredoxin encodes MAITHTTDQNFQADVEQAEGLVIVDFWAPWCGPCRMIAPVLEQLDKEFEGKVKIVKLNVDENPSNPGRFGIMGIPTLLLFKDGKVVDKIVGFQPKENFVKAINAHL; translated from the coding sequence ATGGCTATCACGCATACGACCGACCAAAACTTCCAAGCGGACGTAGAGCAAGCGGAAGGCTTGGTCATCGTTGACTTTTGGGCTCCCTGGTGCGGTCCCTGCCGCATGATCGCCCCTGTCTTGGAACAGTTGGATAAGGAATTCGAGGGGAAGGTTAAGATCGTAAAATTAAACGTGGATGAGAATCCGTCCAATCCCGGCCGCTTCGGCATCATGGGAATTCCCACCCTTCTCCTCTTTAAAGATGGTAAAGTGGTGGATAAAATCGTCGGCTTCCAACCGAAAGAGAATTTTGTTAAAGCGATTAATGCTCATCTCTGA
- a CDS encoding enoyl-CoA hydratase — translation MKQVKLQVEGRIATIRLNHPPANAMSRQMVEELGQVLEELRKNDRVKVILLAGEGKFFAAGADIKELAHISSGEEARELALKGQSLLERIETFHKPIIALIHGAALGGGLELAMACHMRFATEGAKLGLPELNLGIIPGFAGTQRLPRLVGKAKALEMILTGEPVSGEIAKQISLVNGIYSEEEIWENVTDIAARIAEKGKIALTHALLAVERSETVSVREGGAWEAELFGKSFETEDKKEGMAAFLEKRPPKFSDR, via the coding sequence TTGAAACAAGTAAAATTGCAGGTGGAGGGGAGAATCGCCACGATCCGACTCAACCATCCGCCTGCCAATGCGATGAGCCGGCAGATGGTCGAGGAATTGGGACAGGTTCTGGAAGAGCTTCGGAAGAACGATAGGGTGAAGGTGATCCTTCTCGCCGGAGAAGGGAAATTTTTCGCTGCCGGTGCAGACATCAAAGAATTGGCCCACATCTCTTCCGGGGAGGAAGCGAGGGAATTAGCCCTCAAAGGGCAAAGCCTTCTGGAAAGAATCGAAACCTTCCATAAACCGATCATCGCCCTCATTCACGGGGCGGCCCTGGGCGGTGGGCTGGAATTGGCCATGGCATGTCACATGCGTTTTGCCACCGAAGGGGCGAAATTGGGATTGCCGGAGTTAAACCTGGGGATCATTCCGGGATTTGCAGGGACTCAGCGCCTTCCCCGCCTCGTGGGCAAGGCAAAGGCATTGGAAATGATCCTGACGGGAGAGCCGGTAAGCGGTGAGATCGCGAAACAGATCAGTCTCGTCAATGGCATTTATTCCGAGGAAGAGATTTGGGAGAACGTGACGGACATTGCGGCACGGATTGCGGAAAAGGGGAAAATTGCGCTTACCCACGCCTTACTCGCCGTGGAAAGGAGTGAAACGGTATCCGTCCGTGAGGGGGGAGCATGGGAAGCCGAGCTTTTCGGGAAAAGCTTTGAAACGGAAGATAAGAAAGAAGGGATGGCCGCTTTCCTGGAAAAACGTCCGCCCAAATTTTCCGATCGTTGA
- the uvrC gene encoding excinuclease ABC subunit UvrC, with protein sequence MTKRELLKEKLALLPDKPGCYLMKDAEGRVIYVGKAKSLKNRVRSYFTGSHDAKTQRLVGEIEDFEYIVTGSAIESLLLEINLIKKHSPRYNVMLKDDKTYPYIKLTFEEHPRLEITRKVKKDKAKYFGPYPDVGAARETKKLLDRLYPLRKCRTLKDKVCLYYHIHQCLAPCQFQVQQETYEKMTKDIVRFLNGGHQEIRRELEEKMKEAAEKLEFERAKEYRDLIRQIDVVMEKQKITLPDRENRDVFGYAVDKGLMCVQVFYMRQGKMMEREVSIFPYYGEPEEDFLSFVGQFYYNFDSSSLPREILLPEISEGHELSEWLDSRIVIPKRGVKKDLVKMAMENAAIALREKFALMEKDENRTTLAVERLGEAIGIATPYRIEAFDNSNIQGTDPVSAMVVFTDGRPDKKEYRKYRIKTVKGPDDYETMREVIRRRYTRVLRENLPLPDLILVDGGKGQMTAALEVLEDELNLFIPVCGMAKDDRHKTAELLMGDPPRVVPLAKNSPEFYLLQRIQEEVHRFAITFHRQTRAKHTLSSQLDEIPGIGPKRRRMLLKHFGSVKRIREATIDELRALNLGDKLAKTILEHLRAEKQP encoded by the coding sequence ATGACCAAAAGGGAATTGCTTAAGGAAAAATTAGCCCTTCTTCCGGATAAGCCGGGATGCTATCTGATGAAAGACGCAGAGGGCCGCGTCATCTACGTGGGAAAGGCGAAATCGTTGAAAAACCGGGTTCGCTCCTATTTTACCGGCAGCCACGACGCGAAAACCCAGCGATTGGTCGGTGAAATCGAGGATTTTGAATATATTGTCACGGGGAGTGCGATTGAGTCGCTGCTTCTGGAGATTAACCTGATTAAGAAGCATAGCCCGCGTTATAACGTGATGCTGAAGGATGACAAAACCTATCCCTATATCAAACTTACCTTTGAGGAGCACCCAAGGCTTGAGATTACCCGCAAGGTGAAGAAGGATAAGGCGAAATACTTCGGTCCTTACCCCGATGTGGGGGCAGCCCGGGAGACGAAAAAACTCCTCGACCGCCTCTATCCTTTGAGGAAATGCCGGACTCTGAAGGATAAGGTTTGTCTCTATTATCATATCCATCAATGTTTGGCACCTTGTCAGTTCCAGGTACAACAGGAAACGTATGAAAAGATGACCAAGGATATTGTCCGCTTCTTAAACGGAGGGCATCAGGAGATTCGCAGGGAATTGGAAGAAAAGATGAAGGAAGCGGCGGAGAAGCTGGAGTTTGAGCGGGCGAAGGAGTATAGGGATCTGATCCGCCAGATCGATGTGGTGATGGAGAAGCAGAAGATCACCCTGCCGGATCGAGAGAACCGGGATGTATTCGGCTATGCGGTGGATAAGGGGCTGATGTGCGTACAGGTCTTCTACATGCGCCAGGGAAAGATGATGGAGCGTGAAGTTTCCATCTTCCCCTACTATGGGGAACCGGAGGAGGATTTTCTCTCTTTCGTGGGGCAGTTCTATTACAATTTCGACTCTTCTTCTCTCCCCCGCGAGATTCTTCTCCCGGAGATTTCGGAGGGGCATGAGCTGTCCGAGTGGCTTGATTCCCGCATCGTGATCCCGAAGCGGGGGGTGAAAAAGGATCTGGTGAAGATGGCGATGGAGAATGCGGCCATCGCCCTCCGGGAGAAATTCGCCCTCATGGAGAAGGATGAGAACCGGACCACTCTCGCGGTGGAACGGTTGGGAGAGGCGATTGGCATAGCGACACCCTACCGGATTGAAGCCTTCGACAATTCCAATATCCAGGGGACCGATCCGGTTTCCGCCATGGTGGTCTTTACCGACGGGAGGCCGGATAAGAAGGAGTATCGGAAGTATCGGATTAAGACGGTGAAGGGCCCCGACGATTATGAGACGATGCGGGAAGTGATTCGGCGCCGCTACACCCGGGTGCTGCGGGAGAATCTCCCTCTGCCCGATCTCATCCTCGTCGATGGGGGGAAGGGGCAGATGACGGCGGCCCTGGAGGTCCTGGAAGATGAGCTGAATCTCTTCATCCCCGTTTGCGGCATGGCCAAGGATGACCGCCACAAAACCGCGGAGCTCCTCATGGGAGATCCGCCCCGGGTCGTTCCGCTCGCGAAGAACAGCCCGGAATTTTATCTCCTGCAGCGGATCCAGGAGGAGGTGCACCGCTTTGCCATCACTTTTCACCGTCAGACCCGGGCGAAGCATACCCTCTCCTCCCAATTGGACGAGATCCCCGGGATCGGTCCGAAACGGCGCCGGATGCTTCTAAAGCATTTCGGTTCCGTCAAACGGATTCGGGAGGCTACCATTGATGAGCTGCGCGCGTTAAACCTTGGCGATAAGCTGGCCAAAACGATCCTTGAACATCTGCGGGCGGAGAAACAGCCTTAG
- a CDS encoding CotS family spore coat protein, with amino-acid sequence MEVRSDFSKKEGANWMAIGQYHIERWDTHNPKGLSEGQLEQYVPPEVESIARQVLTRYEMNVHSMSLVTAKPDKGGAIWKLATSHGPRSLKLLHRKPDRSLFSIGAQEYLVKKGARVPALVRTKEDHLYTEAGGKLWIVTDWIEPLSPVSKITLNGAATLCHGLGQFHHLSKGYVPPQGSRYSSRLHKWPAQYKKVISKMGWFRDLAEAYRDKPSSSLLLTAVGQFERQAREYLERLQNSSYLKMAAMGGPYWGLAHQDFGWSNGQMGPGGIWVIDLDGVAYDFPIRDLRKIITSTMDDMGFWDLTWIRTVIHAYHQANPLDRQTYELLLIDMAFPNEFYKHIKEIVYEPGPFLDTMAEPILRRILATERNKWQVLAELEREMDNYPLGEYPAALPDDPSSFPVPLAEIPGGKLPPAPVKQKKATSTSTKKKRRKKVAPIRKSPPKSRLVRRNIKPKRRMTFSRVLAVEKTVTWKRTKPSREKISLKRKRKQPKESA; translated from the coding sequence TTGGAAGTCCGGTCCGATTTTTCCAAAAAAGAAGGTGCGAATTGGATGGCCATAGGTCAGTATCACATTGAGCGTTGGGATACCCACAATCCAAAAGGTTTATCGGAAGGACAGCTTGAACAATATGTCCCTCCGGAGGTCGAATCCATCGCCCGCCAGGTTCTCACCAGGTATGAGATGAATGTTCACTCCATGAGTCTGGTAACGGCAAAACCGGATAAGGGTGGAGCCATTTGGAAGCTTGCAACGAGTCACGGCCCACGCAGCTTAAAACTTTTGCATCGAAAACCGGATCGAAGTCTCTTCAGCATCGGTGCGCAAGAGTATTTGGTGAAAAAGGGGGCCCGCGTTCCCGCCCTCGTGCGGACAAAGGAAGATCATCTATACACGGAAGCCGGAGGAAAACTTTGGATCGTCACCGATTGGATAGAACCCTTATCTCCGGTTTCGAAAATCACGTTGAATGGAGCCGCCACGCTTTGTCATGGATTGGGCCAATTCCATCATCTATCAAAAGGTTATGTCCCCCCCCAGGGCTCACGATACTCTTCGAGATTGCACAAATGGCCGGCTCAGTATAAGAAGGTGATCTCGAAAATGGGGTGGTTTCGGGATCTTGCCGAGGCTTACCGCGATAAACCTTCCAGTTCGTTGCTGTTAACGGCGGTGGGACAATTTGAACGGCAAGCGAGGGAATATTTAGAGCGTCTTCAAAACTCCTCCTACTTGAAGATGGCAGCTATGGGCGGTCCTTACTGGGGTTTGGCCCATCAGGATTTTGGCTGGTCCAATGGGCAGATGGGCCCGGGCGGGATTTGGGTGATCGACCTGGATGGAGTGGCCTATGATTTTCCCATTCGGGACTTAAGGAAAATCATTACCAGTACCATGGACGATATGGGATTTTGGGACCTTACGTGGATCAGAACGGTGATTCACGCCTATCATCAGGCAAACCCCCTTGATCGGCAAACCTATGAATTGTTGTTAATCGATATGGCATTTCCGAATGAGTTTTATAAACACATCAAGGAAATCGTGTACGAACCCGGTCCATTCCTGGATACGATGGCGGAACCGATTCTGAGAAGAATCTTAGCCACGGAGAGAAACAAATGGCAGGTTCTGGCCGAACTTGAGCGGGAGATGGATAACTACCCCCTTGGAGAATACCCCGCCGCTCTGCCGGATGATCCTTCCTCCTTCCCTGTGCCCCTGGCTGAGATACCGGGAGGTAAACTCCCCCCTGCTCCTGTGAAACAAAAAAAAGCCACTTCAACTTCAACAAAAAAGAAGAGACGAAAAAAAGTTGCACCGATAAGAAAGAGCCCTCCAAAGTCTAGGTTGGTACGGCGAAACATAAAACCAAAACGCCGCATGACATTCTCCCGGGTGCTGGCGGTAGAGAAAACGGTCACCTGGAAAAGGACGAAACCTTCCAGGGAAAAGATCTCGTTAAAAAGAAAAAGGAAACAACCGAAAGAAAGTGCTTAA
- a CDS encoding DUF2507 domain-containing protein — MSKSLIWFRTEVVPLFLEEYENSLLYWIGKEMAERERLKDFISLRHYFEKNGLGKLSIKKREKDHILLLLHDSPLSSASAASVGTLSLECGMVTYAMEELFQQKGEGSVHWTDPQSNSPSLEIKVAFLK; from the coding sequence ATGTCAAAATCGCTAATCTGGTTCCGAACGGAAGTTGTCCCTCTATTCCTGGAAGAATATGAAAATTCCCTTCTCTATTGGATCGGGAAAGAAATGGCCGAAAGAGAAAGATTGAAGGATTTTATCTCCCTCCGCCACTATTTTGAGAAAAACGGGTTAGGAAAGCTTTCGATTAAAAAGAGGGAGAAGGATCACATCCTCCTCCTCCTTCACGATTCCCCCCTCAGCTCCGCCTCCGCGGCATCGGTCGGCACCCTCTCCCTGGAGTGCGGGATGGTCACCTATGCCATGGAGGAGCTCTTCCAGCAAAAAGGAGAGGGATCCGTTCATTGGACGGATCCCCAAAGCAACTCCCCCTCCCTGGAAATCAAAGTTGCCTTTCTCAAGTAA
- a CDS encoding VIT1/CCC1 transporter family protein, with product MPQTEHVEKHFLAPDLIRDIVIGMADGLTVPFALAAGLSGAVTSTTLVVIAGIAEIAAGSIAMGLGGYLAARTDREHYLTELERERREIIELPDREREEVAEILTGWGMKEQEVEAAVDSISSDPDKWVDFMMKYELGLEEPEPKRALNSSVTIGLSYIVGGFIPLSPYIFIPHPVTALLVSVIVTLIALFLFGFIKGKFTGTKPLKSAWQTMLVGGIAAGIAFLIARLIS from the coding sequence ATGCCGCAGACAGAGCACGTAGAAAAACATTTTTTAGCCCCTGATCTGATTCGGGATATCGTCATTGGAATGGCGGACGGGCTTACCGTCCCCTTTGCCCTAGCCGCAGGTCTTTCGGGGGCCGTCACCTCCACCACCCTCGTCGTCATCGCCGGCATCGCCGAGATTGCCGCCGGTTCCATCGCCATGGGATTGGGAGGGTACCTGGCAGCCCGGACGGACCGGGAGCATTATCTAACGGAATTGGAGCGGGAAAGGAGGGAAATCATCGAACTCCCCGATCGGGAAAGGGAAGAAGTGGCGGAAATCCTTACCGGATGGGGAATGAAGGAACAGGAAGTGGAAGCGGCCGTCGATTCGATCAGCAGCGATCCCGATAAGTGGGTTGATTTTATGATGAAATATGAGCTGGGATTGGAAGAGCCGGAGCCGAAAAGGGCCTTAAACAGCTCTGTTACCATCGGCCTCTCCTATATTGTAGGGGGCTTCATTCCTCTCTCCCCTTACATCTTCATTCCCCATCCTGTGACGGCACTCCTCGTCTCCGTCATCGTCACCCTCATCGCCCTTTTCCTCTTCGGTTTCATCAAGGGAAAGTTCACAGGGACGAAGCCGTTGAAGAGCGCTTGGCAGACGATGTTGGTCGGGGGAATTGCGGCAGGAATCGCCTTTCTCATCGCCAGGTTGATCTCGTGA
- a CDS encoding electron transfer flavoprotein subunit beta/FixA family protein: protein MKMLVLLKQTFDTEEKVVIAGGEIQEENVEWIINPYDEYAVEEAIRLKEAHGGEVVLLSAGPDRVESALRKALAMGADRAILIHDLDRKADESLIAQALGEVVKRENPDLLLAGNLSVDNGAGQVAVRVAELLGYPHIAAVTQVEVEGNLLRAVRDVEGDEERVEGTLPLLITAQQGLNEPRYTSLPGIMKAKKKPLERISIQELGLSSSTLLTEVVEVALPPKRDAGKILTGDLTEQVKELVQLLHTEAKVI from the coding sequence ATGAAGATGCTCGTACTGTTAAAACAAACCTTTGATACCGAAGAGAAGGTCGTGATTGCAGGGGGTGAGATTCAGGAGGAGAATGTGGAGTGGATCATAAATCCCTATGATGAATACGCCGTTGAAGAGGCGATTCGGCTCAAAGAGGCCCACGGCGGAGAGGTTGTTCTTCTCTCGGCGGGACCGGACCGGGTGGAAAGCGCCCTCCGGAAAGCATTGGCCATGGGAGCCGACCGAGCCATCCTGATCCACGACCTGGATCGAAAAGCAGATGAAAGTCTCATCGCGCAAGCCCTCGGTGAAGTGGTGAAACGGGAAAACCCGGACCTTCTCCTCGCCGGCAATCTCTCCGTCGATAATGGTGCGGGACAAGTAGCCGTTCGTGTCGCGGAGCTTTTGGGCTATCCTCATATCGCCGCCGTCACCCAAGTGGAGGTGGAGGGGAATCTCCTCCGCGCCGTCCGCGATGTGGAAGGAGATGAGGAACGGGTGGAAGGGACTCTCCCCCTCTTGATCACCGCCCAACAAGGGTTAAACGAGCCCCGTTACACCTCTCTCCCCGGGATCATGAAGGCGAAGAAAAAACCTCTGGAACGAATCAGCATCCAGGAACTGGGACTCTCCTCCTCCACTCTCCTCACCGAAGTGGTGGAGGTTGCCCTCCCTCCAAAACGAGATGCGGGCAAGATCCTCACAGGCGATTTGACGGAACAGGTAAAAGAACTGGTTCAACTCTTACACACCGAAGCAAAGGTGATCTAG
- a CDS encoding succinate dehydrogenase cytochrome b558 subunit, which translates to MSDGQFVNRRLHSLLGIIPIGLFLIEHLVSNYSATGGPEKFNQTVSFIQSLPFLVFLEIFLIFIPILFHGIYGVYIAFQAKHNVNQYGYFRNVMFLLQRVTGLITLVYIGWHVWETRIQSAFFGAEVNFDMMKNILSNPWMVAFYVVGILSATFHFSNGIWSFLVSWGITVGPRAQRVSTYVSMAIFVILSIIGLMALFAFVNPVSGTALN; encoded by the coding sequence ATGTCGGATGGACAGTTTGTAAATCGCAGGCTTCATTCGCTCTTAGGGATTATCCCGATCGGGTTATTCCTCATTGAGCATCTGGTCTCCAATTATTCGGCCACCGGGGGACCGGAGAAATTTAATCAGACGGTTTCATTCATACAAAGTTTACCGTTTCTCGTTTTTTTAGAAATCTTTCTCATCTTTATCCCCATTCTGTTCCATGGCATATACGGTGTCTATATCGCCTTTCAAGCGAAACATAACGTAAATCAATACGGCTATTTTCGCAACGTGATGTTTCTTTTGCAGCGAGTGACGGGGTTGATTACCCTCGTTTATATCGGTTGGCATGTATGGGAGACGCGAATTCAGTCCGCCTTTTTCGGTGCAGAGGTTAATTTCGATATGATGAAGAACATCCTATCCAATCCCTGGATGGTCGCCTTTTACGTCGTCGGGATCCTCTCTGCCACCTTTCATTTCAGCAATGGGATTTGGTCTTTTCTCGTTAGCTGGGGAATTACGGTGGGACCGCGGGCACAAAGGGTTTCCACGTATGTTTCGATGGCCATCTTCGTCATCCTTTCCATTATCGGATTGATGGCGCTTTTTGCATTTGTCAATCCGGTGAGCGGAACGGCATTGAACTAG